DNA sequence from the Nicotiana tomentosiformis chromosome 3, ASM39032v3, whole genome shotgun sequence genome:
TCATACAATAAATTACCAGGGTACTTATATACAATGGATATGACATATCCTGGTTCACACATTAGAATGGTAAAATCGCCACAAAATGAGTTCATGTATGTGTATATATCTTTGTATGTATTTATAAAGGGGTTCGATCATTGTAGACCCATTGTGATTGTGGATAGAAGCCACCTAAAATCGACATACACCGGGACATTCGTCTCGGCCAGTACGTTGGATGGCGCAGGTGAGTATGGGGattataataaaatttattaattttactgCCTATTAAAGATTGAAATACGTATTTTTAATATGTATGCAATTGTATTTACAGGTCATATACTGCCACTAGAATATGGTGTTATTGATTCAAAGAAAAATGTTGCTTGGTCGTGGTTATTTGAGTAATTCAAGGAAGCATATGGTGAGAGGGAAAACATGTGCATCGTTTCAGATAGGAATGAGAGCATCATCAAATCCGTATCGAGAGTGTATCCAATGGTAACACATTTTGCTTGTATATGGCATCTATGGAACAACGTATATAAGAAATTCAAAAAAAGTCATTCAAAGTTGAGCGAGATATACTTCTCGATGGCAAAAACATACACACATGCTGAATTTGATAGTCTAATGGATAAGGTAGATATTAGGGTGAAAGAATACTTGGAATTAGCTGGATATGAAAGGTGGGCTAGGTTGTATGCACCTGTTAATAGGGGATGGACCATGACGTCAAATATTGCTGAGTCAATCAATGCCACACTTGTGTCAGCAAGAGAATTTCCAATATACGACTTCCTCGAAGAAGTTAGAAAGATGTTTGGACGTTGGAATTGCAGCAATCGGAAAGAAGCTTCACACACGTACACAACGCTTGAAAAAAAATACCAGGAGATGCTTACTTTGAATGAGGCAATGTCTACACGTATGAttgtaactttttttttttaaaaaaagtcatTGTTTCATGTATTTAGCTCTAGTACAAGGTGTATTTATTTCTGATACCATTTCTACTATTCAAATACAGAATGCTCATTGTATTATAGCAGTTGTGCATGCTTTCTATTTTATGAAATGTTTAAAAAATTGAtcattatatgtatatattactTGTTTATACATTTGCAATTCATTGGTTGAATTCAATGGTTTTGTTTCTAACCAGATGCATTTCTTAAGCAGACAATCTATATGTTACTGTATATCACTATATTCATCAGTTAAAATGTCATCATCTTTAATATTCTGCCAGCCTAAATATAGACTGTATTCCACggtattcaatatatttcattGTATATCATTGTATGTCTTTGTATTTTATATCTACATATATGTTTGTATTTCATTGTATTTTATACATACATATTTGTTTGAATTCAATATAGATGATAATTTTGAAAGATAAATAAAAGTTTACTGTtgtatatttaaattattttttaattgtaTATATCTATACTGTATTTAATACGTCTattctttgatatatatatatatatatatatatatatatgactttttttttaaatgttCAAAACTTATAGGTCTATGTTTAAATATAGGTTGTACCATCGACTGAATACTTGCATATGGTGAACGATGAAGGAAGGCATTATATTGTTTGCCTCTTAGAGAGAAAGTGCAGTTGTGGGCGGTTCCAAGTTGACGAACTACCATGCCCACACGCTTGGGCTGTCTTGAAGAGCAAGTTTCTAATGCCAGAAGATTATTGCTTGGACTATTACAAACCAAAGTCTGTTGTAATGACATACGAGGTGCCCGTGTATCCGTTGCCTGACCGAAATGAATGGAATATACCAGCACATATATCAGAGGAAGTTGTCTTACCACCCAAATAGAAAAGACCTCCTGGAATGCCAAAGAAGAAGCGCGATAAGCCGTTCAGTGAATTGTTGCAGAAGAAAAATTAACATTCGTGTAGCATATGTGGGCAGGGAGGACATAATAAGCGTACTTGTAGAAATGCTCCACGTAGGACTTAGTTCACATTCTGACTTGTATTACTGCAATAACGATGTGTCCAAGATTCCGGTGACATTTTGAAATAATACATATTGATTAGTTGGTGTATTGGATTATTGCGTGAATACATACTGCTGAATATACTTTAGTAAACTGCTGAATACATACTGCATTTACATTTTGAATAAATATGAATACACACAGGTGCATTATATCCGAATACATAATTACAATCTGTTGAATACAGATCAATACAAAAATTCATTATACATACAATGCAATCTGAATATATTTGAATACTTATGAATACAAAATGCAGTACACATACAGTATAATCTGAATATATTTGAATACATCTGAATACAAAATGTATAGCACATACAgtacaatctcacgaatatattAATCTACTGAATATATTTGAGTACATGTGAATATAAAATGCAGTACACATACAGTACAATCTCTGTAATTTATCTCAAAACATGATGCATATACAATCTGCtgaatatatatgaatatatatatacatatgaatacaatatgctaaatatatttgaatatatgtGAATACAAAATGCAGAGCACATATATTACAATGTCCAGAATATATATTGAATACATAAGTAATCTCCTGAATATATTAATCTCCTGAATATATTTGAATACACGTGAATATAAAATGCAGTACACATACAGTATAATCTCTTAAATATATATCAATACATGATGCATATACaacctgatatatatatatatatatatatatatatatatatatatatatatatatatatatatatatgaatacaaTCTGCTAATGAATTATTTTTAGTAAACTGATGAATGCATATTGTATATATACATCTGATGAATACAAACTGTTGAATATTAACTGCTgcacaaaatataatatatatctaAATACATATATACGTATGAATACAATCTGCTAATGGATTATTTTTAGTAAACTGATGAATGCATATTGTATATATACATCTGATGAATACAAACTGTTGAATATTAACTGCTGCACAAAATATTGAAACAACATGAATATTTGAAATTATAAACAACTGAATAAACACTGTGGATACAGTGAATAAAGTGAAAACATGAGTTTTTCTTAACAGAATACCATCTTTACCAAAACAATATTCAAAAAACTGTATTCACATAAAACTATCTTCCAAAACTATATTCACCGAAAACTATTCTAAAAATATCTTCACAGAAGTATCTGAATCCGTGATTTGCCTAACAATCTTTTAGGGTGCTTCGTTCTCGCTTACGGCATCATCGTCTATCTTCCGCAGAGCATAGTCCCAAAGGAGGGCACCATATCTTTGACGGAGTAAATTGGCATCAAATGTTGTTTGTGGAACTAAACCAAAAGTGCTCAGATACTCTGTGTATGCCGCTACATGCAACCCACAATCCCTGAAAATGTAGATTgaaataattgaaaataattcatATTATTTGATTTATAAATGATACAAGCAAGAGGATTGAATACATACATGCTCCCAAATTTTTGTTACGGAAGATTTGAAATGAAAACAACATTAAAGGGATCAGTTTGTGCCTTGTCACTGTATGCTGAGTCATGAGACCAATCTATGCCTTGCTTATCTCTGTAAAAATCACTGATCGATAGATACAGAGGTACAAGCTTAGCAAGCTTATCTATCTCAGAACCCACATAGGCATCATGACTTGCTGATCTATATGAGTCATATACTTTGATACATCTCTCCTTGAATGAGACAACTGCCAATATCCAATGAAGTTTGTCCTTCAAGTTGACTGGTATCAAGACATTGTCAATAGTGTGCCATGGTATATTAGCTAGCAATCTTTAGCCCCTTATGTACTCACATACCACATCCTATTCTTTGGCTACATTTGCATTACTATCTGTATCAGCATACCTGTCGAAGATTTCAGCAATTCTTGTCTTGAATATACAATCAACAGTTGTATACTTGAAGTTGGTGGTTTGGTtgtacttgcccttctttctcagGTAGTAAAATTTGTTGGCTTCTTAACATGCAGTACAATTTCTTTGATTTTAGATATGCCAACAGGAGGAATCTTGGATTGAGGTATTGACGACACAAGTGGAATTGGACTCTCTGCATTTGAGGGATCTATAATCTGCTGTTTGCGCTTTTTGTGAGGCggtgattgtcacgacccaatttcacctataggtcatgatggcgcccaacactacagctaggcaagccaactaataagtcaatcgtacattggttaaacttttattccaagaaaataataaaataccaacttctaccaatgtgtgtgccaagacccggtatcacaagtgcatgagcatctagtagattatacaaaactccaaatactgtctgaaatgaaatagacagaatataaatataagaagagacactggtagctgcagaacggctcagaaaggcagctcaccactatgcctcgggatgacatgggtatgtgatgataggtcctccactagtacttgtctcaggtcctgcacaaaaagtgcagcaagtgtagtatgagtacgtaaacaacgtgtacccagtaagtatcaagcctaatctcgaaatgatagagacgagatggccgactttgacactcactatgggtcaataataactgaaataaaactaggatatttaaatcagcataaattacagaatttataataatttatttaatcagcggaaataatcaaattccttcaaatgtaacaattctcaatatattaattaaattccttcaattcaaataatttccaatttatcaattaaatctcatttacaggagtaacaattaattccttaacaagcaagaataataattcattaaattctaaagatttttcaatttattaattagcttcacaagctgaaataaattattaaagtatcgtgtaattattattattaagcacgatttctgtcgtgaacgtacggcccgatccagagtgtcgtgtacactgccgagggacgtgcggcgcgatccatagatgcatctatcctgccgaggcgttcggcccgctccacaagaaaggaggacattttcttatgtgcctccggaaggagagtatatttattataagataaaatttgggaggagaacaatttcttttaacaattaattaatttaaacaaaaattaagcatatgaaatttcatatttttctacttttcatgacaattcacaatatatacatcaattattttaattaataaagaatacaattcacgcaagtaattcatgctttgagtcttaaactacccgaactttagcattaatagtagctatgcacggactctcgtcacctcgtgcgtacgtagcccccgcaattagcaacaattatttaattttaatcacctatgaggtaatttccccctcacaagattagataagagacttacctcgtcttgctccaatttaatccactataaggccttttccacgattatccaactccgtctggctcgaatctagccaaaataattcgatacaattaccaaatattataggaatcaattctataagaaaataccacattttaaagaaaagatcccgaaattaattaaaaattcgctcgcgaggcccatatctcggaatccggcgaaagttatgaaatccgacaacccattcaattacgagtccaaccatatcagtttcactcaaatccgactccaaatcgataccgaaatctcaaaaattcgtttctatgagatttctaaaaatttcccaaatttaaatctcaacacactaatttatggtgaaaacaatgatatacttgtatattgttacatctcgcattttcgtacattaaaagtttcgtcttcagttaattgacgtagactcggggatgagatgatattgaggttaacgtatttatgctatttataacaagcggtAAGTAAGTGCCATAAAAgataaagggtacacgaattaaaaaaaaaaaaaaaagtttcgttgaaggttgccgatttgggataaaatacgggtcaagcgataatacccgatatttatggattagtatcatacaaggtaccatatgaccatggtagtatgatgtataaagtatattaaaaatgagtagaattttaagtaatgtgagacaattcttaattatacgggtaattggttaattaccgggtaatgagacattacctaattacctaataagtggataaagattaactttccccaccccaccccacccccacgtggcagtaaGCCACCATTAATACATATGACTAAGTAGTCATATGAGCTTAGGTGGCAAACTAATGTAAAAAACATTACATATTCATTCTCAAGACTTGAGGTGGCAAACTAACGTTAGCCATTTTCACAAAGCTTTCAAAAAAACTTCATCTTCTCATGTCTTGAATACAAAGACACAATCAGAACATTAGCTTTTAACTACAAGACAGTACAATTCATAGGTGAGCTTTGCACCTTAGCAACGAAATTGCTTAGAAAAGTCTTACAAAATTCCTTCATAACAGAACGTGAGAACTTTTACAATTAAAGTTCCTACAAAGACATTAACAACGAGATTTCTTGCAATCAAATTCTCCTACAAGGTTTCAACGAAATTCTTGTAACCCAACAATGCCAACGAGAATTGTTAGAATtgtagcaacgtaaaattttgcggttcaaaaggagtacggtgcaatctttttcaagaatattatacggatttttctctactccaggtatgttaaggctaagcccttctttcattttggcatggtcttgtaattacacgagtttgataagAAAAATACATatcccggaatttacgtatatttttctagttttgtaagttacaatattctctttatcgggatttcatattcatttgagtatttcctttttctagtcaagagagaagagagtttatatatatacagtattacagtatttgcATTACCAttaagctataatcgatgggcaggcccctattgggcaacctctgatcagatggtaagttatatataccgagcctactgtggccgagcgcctatgagcgagcccaggatggccgaggtacagagcccagtatggccgagcgcctatgagcgagcctactacggccgagcagttacacgtaccgagccttatagggccggacatttattttacttactatattgaaggagtttagtcactatcagcaggtaagtatatctccagaccatctttgactcccagttaatttcagttatcatattatcagttcagttttagatttcagttattttattgccttacatactcggtacattatttcgtactgacatcccttttctgggggcgctgcatttgtatatttgatggtttgtcagctgtagtagctatgacggccttgtcggcctagctttatattgatgtttagttagcgctagtttctattcagttttatattttgcttcgcaaattatcttgcaatgtggccccatggccaaagtatgacattatatgttcagagtcccttagtcgtaatttggtacgccaggttaggtgaggcaccgggtgctggtctcgctcctaggttcggggcgtgacaaacttggtatcagagcaattctgtcctagggagtctacaagccgtgtctagtagggtcttgtttatagatgtgttgtgcaccacattatataagcagggaactacagggcatttaggagttggttacccttctttcaaatctaaatcgtgctatagcactaagttataggaaatttgagttaaacttacgtgtttgGCGTTTGCATGCATAGATGACATTAACTAGGAAAACTACGGCTAGCCAAAGGAGAGagacagcagtaggtgaggggactagcagggtacccccagtagatggggcccaatcggaggcccagagagagacccctactcagccattaccccTCCACTAAccgaggagattcctagggagaccgcacatccagttcctccTCCGCTTCCATCAGATTaagacttaaggagtgcggtgcatttgttggcacagttggtagctacccaacaacaggctagggcatccgcTAGTGCAGGACCTTCTGAGggatctgggagttcaagggtccgagagtttattgctttaagtcccccagagttcatggggacagatcagagggaggacccgcaggatttcatagatcagcttcacaggatctttcgggttatgcatgccacggagaaagaggccgTCGAGCTAGCAACTTTTCAACTCCGAGATATatccatcctttggtacgagggatgggaaaggtccaggggacgtgatgcacctcctgctatttggaaaaaattttcagatgccttccttgaccagtacttaccgcgagaAATTCGGCAGGCCCGAGTCGATCAGTTTTTAGCCCTCAAGTAGGGCAATATGACTGtttgagagtatagtctccgttttgactcattggccagatatgcaccatccatagttgctactatacgGGACAAGATCTACatgtttatagcagggttggccccagagttgatcgaggcatgtgccaccgctgcattgcatgatagtatggatatctcccgaattcaggcatttgcccagaatatagaaaaggGTAGGCGTCGGTAGCAGGGTATAGAGAGGACTGACTCagggcagcgtaagaggatgagattttccAGATCTCacgagcagtctcagggtagttataggccccaatACTTCGAAAGGCCACCTAGACCTCCGCCATCTCAGTCACAGGGTTACAAGTATGACCGTTATACTCAATCAGGACCAGGTGAAAGCTCCCAGGCGTAAAGTTTGCAGCGACAATGAGGATcagggcagacatggtcatttttgCCGCGGTATGCCATCTgcggtagaggacacttgggccaatacCGAGCCGGttccgatgcttgttatacatgttgacgtccggggcatatgatgcgagatttcccaaatagagattttgggggaatggcacaaccagcgagttcagcaacaggatcatctatgtccgtgcatccttcagggtgcgagtctcagtcttcggctggtagaggtcgaggcaaaggtagaggttccagttcaggtggtaattagaaccgtatctatgctttagcgggtcgacaggaccaggagtcttcaccagacgttgtgacaggtatattaaccatttgctctcacgatgcttatgctttgatagacccaggatctactttatcgtatattaccccatttgtcgcgagaaagtttggtatagtgcctgaaatactaagtgatccttttgcggtatctacaccggtcggagaatcgattatttctagacgggtttaccgaggttgtacggtgacaatttgtagtcgtcagacctcagctgacctagttgagctagagatgatggattttgatgttatcatgggaatggactggttggcagcttgctatgccacagttgattgccgagcaaaggcagtcagattttatttttcgggtgagccagtccttgaatgggtaggtaatacagcaacacccagaggtaggtttatttcctatctgaaggcgaggaaaatgatcgcaaaagggtgcatttatcatattgtgcgagttagagatgcagatgctaagatacctacacttcagtctattcccatagtcaaagagtatgcagatgtgtttccagatgagcttccaggtattcctccagagcgagagattgattttagcatcgatttgcttccaggaactcaaccaatatccgtccctccgtatagaatggcacctgccgaattgaaagagttgaaggagcagttaaaagatttgctggagaaaggttacatcaggcctagtacctcaccttggggtgcaccggtactatttgtgcggaagaaagacggctcgctgaggatgtgtatcgattataggcagctaaacaaggtaactattaagaataagtatccacttccaaggatcgatgacttgtttgatcagttgcagggggctagatgcttttcaaagatagatttgaggtcggggtaccaccaggtcagagttcgggaaaaagatattccaaagacagccttcaggacccgatatggccacttcgagttccttgtcatgtccttcgggttgactaatacacctgccatatttatggacttgatgaatagcctattccggccatttttagatatgttcgtgatagtatttattgatgatattctggtttattcccgttcagaggatgagcatgcggactacctgcgagcggtactccaaaccctccgtgatcgtaagttgtatgctaagttttctaaatgtgagttctggttgaaatctgtagcattcttggggcatattgtatcaga
Encoded proteins:
- the LOC104086331 gene encoding uncharacterized protein, producing MAKTYTHAEFDSLMDKVDIRVKEYLELAGYERWARLYAPVNRGWTMTSNIAESINATLVSAREFPIYDFLEEVRKMFGRWNCSNRKEASHTYTTLEKKYQEMLTLNEAMSTRMIVVPSTEYLHMVNDEGRHYIVCLLERKCSCGRFQVDELPCPHAWAVLKSKFLMPEDYCLDYYKPKSVVMTYEVPVYPLPDRNEWNIPAHISEEVVLPPK